A section of the Phacochoerus africanus isolate WHEZ1 chromosome 4, ROS_Pafr_v1, whole genome shotgun sequence genome encodes:
- the ANO8 gene encoding anoctamin-8 isoform X4 translates to MYFAWLGFYTSAMVYPAVFGSVLYTFTEADQTSRDVSCVVFALFNVVWSTLFLEEWKRRGAELAYKWGTLDSPGEAVEEPRPQFRGVRRISPVTRAEEFYYPPWKRLLFQLLVSLPLCLTCLACVFLLMLGCFQLQELVLSVKGLPRLARFLPKVMLALLVSASAEGYKKLAIWLNDMENYRLESAYEKHLIIKVVLFQFVNSYLSLFYIGFYLKDMERLKEMLATLLITRQFLQNVREVLQPHLYRRLGRGELGLRAAWELARALLGLLSLRRPAPRRLETQAEEGGGGGSSGGGRRCLSGGCGAPEEEEEATVERRPAGEGGEVGDGPLGGKEEEEDEEEEEDEEEEDEEEGEEGSLLDCGLRLKKVSFAERGAGRRRPGPSPEALLEEGSPTMVEKGLEPGVFTLAEEDDEAEGVPSSPEREPPTVLLRRAGGEGRDQGPDGGPDPEQGSGDSARRQRRQNRSSWIDPPEEEHSPQLTQAELESCMKKYEDTFQDYQEMFVQFGYVVLFSSAFPLAALCALVNNLIEIRSDALKLCTGLQRPFGQRVESIGQWQKVMEVMGVLAIVVNCYLIGQCGQLQRLFPWLSPEAAIVSVVVLEHFALLLKYLIHVAIPDIPGWVAEEMAKLEYQRREAFKRHERQAQHRYQQQQRRRREEEERQRHAEHHARKERDASGREEARAEGSGLDPTAPEKASAKAKGSGAGGHGPERPKRPGSLLAPNNVMKLKQIIPLQGKFLSSGATSSLAGTGTSLTTRPPPAQSPTGSDTRLPAFLSFKFLKSPETRRDPERSHSPPKAFHAGKLFPFGGARAEAGSNGAGGQARQDGTPSSGGGRAQRSGLVDEASAEEPDTPRPEEEGSGTALAPVGAPALRTRLSRSPAPPPPPTPLPRPPTPPTGCWQWDGPWGCGGEGAAPRQAPAAAAAAAECPPCALAGPPPAPQPLPGDASFYSLPPPPLPPTSEPPAPSPSPSPSPSPSPQTVCWPSGWH, encoded by the exons ATGTACTTCGCCTGGCTGGGTTTCTACACATCGGCGATGGTGTACCCGGCCGTCTTTGGCTCTGTCCTGTACACTTTCACGGAGGCTGACCAG ACAAGCCGGGATGTATCCTGCGTGGTCTTTGCCCTCTTCAATGTGGTGTGGTCAACACTGTTCTTGGAGGAGTGGAAACGGAGGGGGGCGGAGCTGGCCTACAAGTGGGGGACGCTGGACTCACCTGGGGAAGCCGTGGAGGAGCCACGACCCCAGTTCAGG gGCGTGCGACGCATCAGCCCCGTGACTCGGGCCGAGGAGTTCTACTACCCGCCCTGGAAGCGGCTGCTCTTCCAGCTGCTTGTGAGTCTCCCCTTGTGCCTCACCTGCCTGGCCTGCGTGTTCCTGCTCATGCTCGGCTGCTTCCAGCTACAG GAGCTAGTGTTGAGCGTGAAGGGGCTGCCACGTCTTGCCCGCTTCCTGCCCAAAGTCATGCTGGCCCTGCTGGTCAGCGCAAGTGCCGAGGGCTACAAGAAGCTGGCTATCTGGCTCAACGACATGG AGAACTATCGGCTGGAGAGTGCCTATGAGAAGCACCTCATCATCAAGGTCGTCCTG TTCCAATTCGTCAACTCATACCTGAGCCTCTTCTACATTGGCTTCTACCTCAAGGACATGGAGCGCCTGAAAGAG ATGCTGGCCACTCTGCTGATCACCCGCCAATTCCTCCAGAATGTTCGCGAGGTCCTGCAGCCACATCTGTACCGGCGGCTGGGCCGTGGCGAGCTTGGCCTGCGGGCCGCCTGGGAGCTGGCCCGTGCCCTGCTGGGCCTGCTGAGCCTCCGGCGCCCTGCACCCCGCCGCCTCGAAACCCAGGCTGAAGAgggtggtggtggcggcagcAGCGGGGGAGGTCGCAGGTGTCTCAGCGGGGGCTGTGGGGcgcctgaggaggaggaggaggccacaGTGGAGCGGCGGCCAGCGGGAgaaggtggggaggtgggggatgggccCCTGGGgggcaaggaggaggaggaagatgaggaggaggaggaggatgaagaggaggaggacgAAGAGGAAGGCGAGGAGGGCAGCCTTCTGGACTGTGGGCTCCGGCTAAAAAAAGTCAGCTTTGCTGAGCGGGGGGCTGGGCGGCGGCGGCCTGGCCCAAGCCCAGAGGCCCTCCTGGAGGAGGGGAGCCCCACCATGGTGGAGAAGGGGCTGGAACCTGGTGTGTTCACGCTGGCTGAGGAGGATGACGAGGCTGAGGGGGTTCCGAGCAGCCCTGAGCGTGAGCCCCCGACTGTCCTGCTCCGCCGGGCCGGAGGTGAGGGCCGGGACCAGGGGCCTGATGGGGGCCCGGACCCAGAGCAGGGCTCGGGTGACTCAGCCCGGAGGCAGCGGCGGCAGAACCGGTCATCTTGGATCGACCCACCTGAGGAAGAACACTCGCCCCAGCTCACCCAGGCCGAGCTCGAGAGCTGTATGAAGAAATACGAG GACACGTTCCAGGACTACCAGGAGATGTTCGTGCAGTTCGGCTACGTCGTGCTCTTCTCGTCTGCCTTCCCCCTGGCTGCCCTCTGTGCCCTGGTCAACAACCTCATCGAGATCCGCAGCGACGCCCTCAAGCTGTGCACGGGGCTGCAGCGGCCCTTTGGGCAGCGGGTGGAGAGCATTGGCCAGTGGCAG AAGGTGATGGAAGTCATGGGTGTCCTGGCAATCGTGGTCAACTGCTACCTAATTGGCCAGTGTGGGCAGCTGCAGCGCCTCTTCCCCTGGCTCAGCCCCGAGGCGGCCATCGTGTCCGTGGTGGTGCTCGAG CACTTCGCTCTGCTCCTCAAGTACCTCATCCACGTGGCCATCCCCGACATCCCAGGCTGGGTGGCCGAGGAGATGGCCAAGCTGGAGTACCAGCGTCGAGAAGCCTTCAAG AGACACGAGCGCCAAGCCCAGCACCGctaccagcagcagcagcggcggaggcgggaggaggaggagcgccAGCGCCATGCGGAGCATCACGCCCGGAAGGAGCGAGACGCCAGTGGCCGGGAGGAGGCTCGGGCTGAGGGCTCTGGGCTGGACCCTACCGCCCCTGAGAAGGCCTCAGCCAAGGCCAAGGGCAGTGGGGCAGGTGGCCATGGGCCAGAGCGGCCCAAGCGCCCAGGGTCCCTGCTGGCACCTAACAACGTCATGAAGCTAAAGCAGATCATCCCGCTGCAGGGCAAGTTCCTGTCCTCCGGGGCCACGTCCTCGTTGGCTGGCACGGGGACCAGCCTTACCACCCGGCCACCCCCTGCCCAGTCGCCCACAGGCAGTGATACCCGCCTGCCAGCCTTCCTCAGCTTCAAATTCCTCAAGTCACCCGAGACCCGGCGGGACCCCGAACGTAGCCACTCGCCACCCAAGGCCTTCCATGCCGGCAAGCTCTTCCCCTTCGGTGGTGCCCGAGCTGAGGCCGGGTCCAACGGGGCGGGCGGGCAGGCCCGGCAGGACGGGACTCCCAGCAGTGGCGGTGGCCGGGCCCAGCGGAGTGGGCTGGTGGACGAGGCCTCAGCTGAGGAGCCGGACACACCCCGGCCCGAAGAGGAAGGCTCAG GGACAGCGCTGGCCCCCGTGGGCGCCCCCGCCCTCCGCACCCGCCTCAGCCGGAGCcctgcgccgccgccgccgccaacACCGCTGCCCCGGCCCCCGACACCACCCACCGGCTGCTGGCAGTGGGACGGGCCGTGGGGCTGCGGGGGCGAGGGCGCCGCCCCCCGCCAGGCccctgccgccgccgctgccgccgccgagTGCCCGCCCTGCGCCCTTGCCgggcccccgcccgccccccagcccctgccggGGGACGCCAGCTTCTACagcctcccgccgccgccgctgcctccCACCTCGGAGCCCCCGGCGCCCtcgcccagccccagccccagccccagccccagtcccCAGACGGTGTGCTGGCCCAGCGGCTGGCATTAG